Proteins from one Gimesia maris genomic window:
- a CDS encoding isoaspartyl peptidase/L-asparaginase, translating into MSIIVCHGGSSSNPAFQDGPRNACHSGFELMSQDKSALDAVIAATQILEDDERFNAGTGSNLRFDGTTIQMDASCMTSAGDFAAVAAIERVKNPVAVARCLLETPHILLVGDGATTYARQCGYEDYDPTTAGAKSRLQKILSVSEQMGDWSRADLERAWNFETPFREALGTDTVGSVAWDGQTFASALSSGGTTIVLRGRVGDVPLPGCGLYASKAGAIATTGDGEYIARSLLAYRAYLELEKGLSPAQTVDWALNELADSVDIGIIVVNQTDFAGGARHRMAWHGQSAQEPA; encoded by the coding sequence CAGCTTTTCAAGATGGGCCACGGAATGCCTGCCACTCCGGTTTTGAACTGATGTCCCAAGACAAAAGTGCCCTGGATGCGGTGATTGCTGCGACACAGATTTTAGAAGATGACGAACGCTTTAACGCGGGAACCGGTTCGAATCTTCGTTTTGACGGTACGACGATCCAGATGGATGCCTCCTGCATGACGAGTGCGGGGGATTTTGCAGCGGTCGCAGCGATAGAGCGTGTGAAAAACCCGGTCGCCGTCGCCCGATGTCTGCTTGAAACTCCACATATCCTGCTGGTGGGTGATGGCGCAACAACATATGCCCGGCAATGTGGTTACGAGGATTACGATCCTACCACTGCCGGCGCGAAGAGCCGCCTGCAAAAGATCCTCTCTGTCTCTGAACAGATGGGCGACTGGTCGCGGGCTGATCTGGAACGGGCCTGGAACTTTGAAACCCCCTTTCGAGAAGCTCTGGGGACTGACACGGTAGGCAGTGTCGCCTGGGACGGTCAGACGTTTGCGAGTGCATTGAGCTCGGGCGGGACCACCATTGTACTACGGGGACGCGTAGGTGATGTGCCTCTGCCCGGTTGTGGACTCTACGCAAGCAAAGCAGGTGCCATTGCGACCACCGGTGACGGAGAATACATCGCCAGATCATTACTGGCTTACCGGGCTTACCTGGAACTTGAAAAAGGTCTGAGCCCCGCACAAACGGTCGACTGGGCTTTGAATGAACTTGCTGACAGCGTCGACATAGGAATTATTGTAGTCAATCAAACAGACTTTGCGGGTGGTGCGCGCCATCGTATGGCCTGGCACGGACAAAGCGCACAGGAACCCGCATGA
- the cphA gene encoding cyanophycin synthetase, which yields MKILEQRALRGPNRYSRYPTIFMLLDIEEYEEQPSDTIPGFPERLIQLIPSLYNHQCSVGEPGGFQQRLQRGTWAGHIVEHIALEAQCLAGMEVGFGKTFDTDTKGIYKVVYRYRVESAGLRAGQAAVALVESVACNRPFEIETLIAELKELRENDMLGPSTHSIVEEAKRRRIPAQRLNADSHIQLGYGIKQRHIQATLTDQTSALGVEIADEKFRTKLLLRQAGIPAPEGVLVSSLSEIKQAAERIGYPVAIKPEVGNHGRGITAQVCNVKELETAFMSAWTVCESVIVEQSLTGFDFRVLVINGKLVAAALREPAHVVGDGTSSIGQLIEMTNADPRRGIGHERVLTTITVDTMTLRLLSLKGFTVDTVLPENEKLYLKSTANLSTGGTARDVTDEVHQDVRLMCERIARLIGMDCIGIDIVAPSLQQPLKSESAGVVEVNAAPGFRMHLDPTEGKARNVARPFVEMLFPSTVNFDVPIIAVTGTNGKTTTSKLIAHALKYSGKNVGLAGTTGIEIDGVTITAGDYSGPEGARVVLREPTVDHAVLEVARGGIIRRGLGFEDCHIGILLNVDEDHIGTDGVEDLDDLALVKSTVIEVVRPSGFSILNADDAVVVGLKDRAGGAVIYFSLDSENVTVTQHLTEGGTAVVLEGDDVIIRSNGPPVRVLSILDAPITLRGIVTFNTANVLAAVAALHGLGMAVNTIRNGMSTFHPSATQNPGRMNIIDFVTFKVILDYGHNVPAINALGTALPKISNGRKIVIAHGTGNRTDDNIREFGAALASVYDHIILADIDPRNRVLGETPELVKSGALETGFSEMEIEIIIDPLKAIDRAFSIVQPGDLIMVQVDEVAPMLKHVMQHFKNNVPRSEVKLSSQSESLKIPK from the coding sequence ATGAAAATTCTGGAACAACGTGCCCTCAGGGGCCCCAACCGCTACAGCCGCTACCCGACGATCTTCATGCTGCTTGATATCGAAGAATATGAAGAGCAGCCTTCGGATACCATACCTGGTTTTCCGGAGCGTCTGATACAGCTGATTCCTTCGTTATATAACCATCAATGTTCTGTGGGTGAACCCGGCGGTTTCCAGCAGCGACTGCAGCGGGGAACCTGGGCGGGCCACATCGTTGAACATATTGCCCTGGAAGCACAGTGCCTGGCTGGTATGGAGGTCGGGTTTGGAAAAACCTTTGATACAGACACAAAAGGAATCTATAAGGTCGTCTATCGGTATCGGGTGGAATCAGCGGGTCTCCGGGCAGGTCAGGCAGCCGTAGCGCTGGTGGAGTCAGTCGCCTGTAATCGCCCCTTTGAAATCGAGACACTCATTGCAGAGCTTAAGGAATTGCGCGAGAATGACATGCTGGGCCCTTCTACCCACAGCATCGTGGAAGAAGCAAAACGCCGCCGGATACCGGCACAACGCTTGAATGCAGACAGTCATATTCAGCTGGGATACGGGATTAAACAACGTCACATTCAGGCAACGTTAACAGACCAAACCAGTGCACTGGGTGTAGAAATTGCTGATGAAAAATTCAGGACGAAACTGCTGCTTCGCCAGGCAGGAATCCCAGCGCCTGAAGGAGTACTCGTCTCTTCTCTCAGCGAAATAAAGCAGGCAGCAGAACGCATCGGGTATCCGGTCGCGATTAAGCCGGAAGTCGGAAACCATGGCAGAGGAATTACGGCTCAGGTCTGCAATGTGAAGGAACTCGAGACCGCTTTCATGTCTGCGTGGACGGTTTGTGAATCTGTAATTGTAGAACAAAGTCTGACTGGCTTCGATTTTCGGGTGCTTGTTATCAACGGGAAACTGGTGGCAGCAGCGCTTCGAGAACCGGCCCACGTGGTCGGTGACGGGACTTCGTCGATCGGCCAGTTGATTGAGATGACAAATGCTGATCCGCGCCGGGGAATTGGTCATGAACGCGTTTTGACAACAATCACTGTCGATACGATGACCCTGAGATTGCTGTCATTGAAGGGGTTTACGGTCGATACCGTGTTACCTGAAAATGAGAAACTGTATCTCAAATCGACGGCCAATCTGAGTACTGGCGGGACGGCGCGCGATGTGACTGATGAAGTGCATCAGGATGTCCGTTTAATGTGCGAACGAATCGCCCGACTCATCGGCATGGACTGTATCGGCATTGATATCGTGGCCCCCAGTCTGCAGCAGCCTTTAAAATCAGAATCTGCAGGAGTTGTTGAAGTCAATGCAGCCCCGGGATTCCGAATGCATCTGGATCCGACTGAGGGAAAAGCACGCAACGTGGCCAGACCATTTGTGGAGATGCTGTTTCCTTCAACGGTTAATTTTGATGTCCCGATCATTGCCGTCACAGGTACAAACGGGAAGACGACCACCTCAAAACTGATTGCACATGCTTTAAAGTACAGCGGGAAGAACGTGGGACTGGCGGGAACAACGGGGATCGAGATTGATGGTGTCACGATTACTGCCGGAGATTACAGTGGACCGGAAGGAGCGCGTGTGGTTCTCCGTGAACCGACCGTCGACCATGCTGTTTTAGAAGTCGCCCGGGGTGGCATTATCCGTCGCGGTCTCGGTTTTGAAGACTGTCATATCGGGATTCTGCTGAATGTCGATGAAGATCACATCGGCACAGACGGTGTGGAAGATCTGGACGATCTGGCGCTGGTCAAATCGACGGTGATTGAAGTCGTCAGACCATCAGGATTTTCAATTCTCAATGCAGATGATGCAGTCGTTGTTGGTCTCAAGGATCGGGCAGGTGGTGCAGTGATCTATTTTTCTCTCGACTCAGAGAATGTAACAGTCACTCAACACCTGACAGAGGGGGGAACTGCAGTCGTGCTGGAAGGTGATGATGTCATCATTCGTTCCAATGGACCGCCGGTCCGGGTACTTTCGATTCTTGATGCTCCCATAACACTGCGTGGAATCGTCACGTTTAATACGGCAAATGTCCTGGCGGCGGTAGCAGCACTGCATGGTTTAGGAATGGCCGTCAATACGATTCGAAATGGAATGAGTACTTTCCACCCGAGTGCCACTCAGAATCCGGGCAGAATGAACATTATTGACTTTGTGACGTTCAAGGTCATTCTCGACTACGGACATAACGTGCCAGCGATTAATGCCCTCGGCACAGCGTTACCGAAAATCAGCAATGGTCGCAAAATCGTAATTGCGCATGGTACTGGGAATCGAACAGATGACAACATCAGGGAATTTGGCGCTGCATTAGCTTCTGTTTACGATCACATCATTCTGGCGGACATCGATCCACGAAATCGGGTTTTGGGAGAAACGCCTGAACTGGTCAAGTCTGGCGCGCTGGAAACCGGCTTTTCCGAAATGGAGATTGAGATCATCATCGATCCACTAAAGGCCATCGATCGTGCATTTTCCATAGTGCAACCGGGAGATCTCATCATGGTTCAAGTCGATGAAGTGGCACCGATGCTGAAACATGTCATGCAACACTTTAAGAACAATGTTCCTCGATCAGAGGTGAAGCTTTCTTCTCAAAGCGAATCGCTCAAAATACCAAAGTGA
- a CDS encoding putative sensor domain DACNV-containing protein has translation MIEYAFPKDLLEAIKTRWQNVSDPQFELPEDQILQRLLETCYHASFRTSEQRLVHCVVAYASLEAIPKEALQLTEPVVLTDTELVRLSPVTQHRQTVIGCYQREDWLSIWGFFEHGHAWVQHSAGDPPAAPMQPEDYPPDCLMITIEGPGTLMVSQGRSGLVRLRDGRVIFPQENLFQTGTNPLGIFFRQVIAGLVSSGLYRNLVKSSLEEEEIHSLLNIYTTSLLAILERINLRRHGGSIVITPLPVQKQHAHITYTVSDHSGLFEKIVTYKILDDRLRQANENPDPSAESEKRQAELDLRRGSQQLIRGISQISLLAAVDGAVLLDDHLRIQGFGVRFPVLLPPGSQVEDASSGRKYLCDQWGLRHQSVFSFCHKSEGAIGLIVSQDGEVKAVKAEQSQLYFWDGILN, from the coding sequence ATGATTGAATATGCTTTTCCAAAAGATTTGCTGGAGGCGATTAAAACACGCTGGCAGAATGTTTCTGATCCGCAGTTTGAGTTGCCCGAAGATCAGATACTTCAACGTTTACTGGAGACCTGCTACCACGCTTCATTTCGCACAAGCGAACAGCGATTAGTCCATTGTGTTGTAGCATATGCTTCTTTAGAAGCAATTCCGAAAGAGGCTTTGCAACTGACAGAACCTGTGGTATTGACCGATACTGAACTTGTCCGACTGTCTCCGGTGACACAACACCGCCAGACCGTCATTGGTTGTTACCAGCGGGAAGACTGGCTATCCATCTGGGGATTCTTTGAACATGGTCATGCCTGGGTACAACATTCTGCCGGTGATCCTCCCGCAGCCCCCATGCAACCTGAAGATTACCCTCCCGACTGCCTGATGATCACAATTGAAGGTCCCGGAACACTGATGGTTTCTCAGGGACGATCTGGCCTGGTTCGATTACGGGATGGCCGCGTGATCTTTCCCCAGGAGAATCTGTTCCAGACCGGCACAAATCCATTGGGAATTTTCTTTCGTCAGGTGATCGCAGGACTCGTCTCCTCAGGTCTCTACCGAAATCTGGTAAAAAGTTCGCTTGAAGAAGAGGAAATACATTCCCTGTTAAATATCTATACAACCTCCCTTCTCGCCATACTGGAGCGTATCAACTTAAGAAGACACGGGGGGAGCATTGTGATCACTCCGCTGCCAGTTCAAAAACAACATGCCCATATTACATATACCGTTTCTGATCATTCGGGACTGTTTGAGAAAATTGTGACGTATAAAATTCTCGATGATAGGTTACGTCAGGCGAATGAAAATCCAGATCCATCAGCCGAGTCAGAAAAGAGACAGGCAGAACTTGACCTCCGCCGGGGAAGTCAGCAGTTAATTCGCGGGATCAGTCAGATCAGTCTGCTGGCGGCCGTCGATGGTGCCGTCCTGCTGGATGATCACCTGCGAATCCAGGGGTTTGGAGTACGGTTTCCCGTTTTACTGCCGCCAGGTTCGCAAGTGGAAGATGCTTCTTCCGGCCGTAAATATCTATGCGATCAATGGGGATTGCGACATCAGTCTGTCTTTTCATTCTGTCATAAATCGGAAGGGGCAATTGGATTAATCGTGTCGCAGGATGGAGAAGTGAAAGCGGTTAAAGCAGAGCAAAGCCAGCTCTATTTCTGGGATGGCATTCTTAATTAA